ATTTTTTGATCAGTAATTAACCAATCAAAACCAGTTTCAATAATTAAATCGATATGTTCTTGAGTTAATACGGATTGTGTTTCATTTTCTTTTTTAGATGTATATGCAGCTGCTAAGTGTTCACAGATTTTGGCGCATGGTCTAATAGCACTATCAAAATGAAGTGTTGAAATATTTTTAACAAAAACATTAATATAGGGATAAATGTGAGTAACTCCATGATGTGTGCAAATCCATTCTAATACCCAGGCAGCTTTAATTGATAGTTTATTATCTATATCAAAAGTTAAATCAACTAAATGTATAAGTAATTTCGGGTGTTCCAATACAATATTTGAAGCTTTATCTCTGTTTACTTTTGCAGCGGTTTTCATGTCGTTTAAAACAGAAATTAAAAAATCAATACTCATATTGGTACGGTTTGTGTATTTTTGAATTCAATAAGTTATTTTACTTAGTAAAAAATAATTATCAATGTTAAATATAAAAAGGAAATTTTCAATAGCACTTTTATTATCAGTTTATTTTACGGTTTCTGTAAATGCTCAGAAATTTAATAAGTTTGATGCTAGTGGAAAAAGAACGGGTGTGTGGAAGAAATTTTATAATAATGGAAAAATTCGTTATTCAGGAGTGTTTAAAAACGGAAAAGAAATAGGGAATTTTAAGTTCTATTCTAAAAAATCATCTTCACAGCCAGTAATTGTAAAAGTTTTTTCTAATGATACCGCTTCTGTTAAGTTTTATAATGAATTAGGTAGGTTGAAGAGTGAAGGAGCAATGGTAGGTAAAAACCGTATAGGCAAGTGGTTTTATTATTTTACAAATGGGAAGATTTTTTCTGAAGAAGAATATAAAGAAGGTAAGTTAGATGGGGTTCTTAAAAATTATTATCCTAATGGAAATGTGACTCAAGAATCTGTATATGTAGGAGGGATGAAAAATGGAGTTTCTAAAACATTTACTGATTCTGCTATTTTAATTGAACAAGTAATTTATGCTAATGGTAAGTTAGAAGGCGAAGCTAAGTATTACGATTTAAAAGGAGGTATAAAGGAAGAAGGAATGTATAAAAACGGAAAAAGAGTAGGGAAGTGGGATTTTTATATGGATGGTGAAATAGTTGATAAAAAGAAAAAAGAGAAATTATCGGATCTTAAGAATAATGATTAATAGCTATCAATTTAATTGATAGTTCTATTAGTTTTAACCATTATAAAAATAGAAACTTATTCGTAAATTTGCAGCTTCAATAATAAAGAATGAAAAGAGTAATAGTAGGACTTTCAGGAGGTGTAGATAGTAGCGTAACAGCATATTTATTAAAAGAACAAGGTTATGAAGTAATTGGTCTGTTTATGAAAAACTGGCATGATGATTCAGTAACCATATCAGATGAATGCCCTTGGTTAGAAGATAGTAATGATGCAATGATTGTTGCTGATAAATTAGGAATCCCTTTCCAGACTGTAGATTTAAGTGAGCAATACAAAGAACGTATTGTAGATTATATGTTTAATGAATATGAGAAAGGGCGTACGCCAAATCCTGATATTTTATGTAATAGAGAAATTAAATTTGATGTTTTTATGGACATCGCACTAAGCCTAGGAGCTGATTATGTAGCAACTGGTCATTATTGCAGAAAAGATGAAGAAATAATTGAAGGTAAGCCAGTTTACAAACTTTTAGCAGGAAAAGACACGAATAAAGATCAGTCGTACTTTTTATGTCAGTTATCACAAAAACAACTTGCTAAAGCAATGTTTCCTATTGGAGAGTTAACAAAACCAGAAGTAAGAGAAATTGCAAAAGAAGCCGATTTAATTACTGCAGATAAAAAAGATTCTCAAGGATTATGCTTTATAGGTAAAGTTCGTTTACCTGATTTTTTACAACAAAAACTGAAACCAAAAAAGGGAGTTATAATTCAAGTTCCTACAAGTTTTGAACAGTATAATCGTGTAATTCCAGTTTTTGAAAATAAAGAAGCTGAGTTAAATTACTTTGCAACAAAATTCTCTTATAAAAAAGAAGATGGTAGAATTGTTGGTAAGCATGATGGAGCTCATTATTTTACAAAAGGACAACGTAAAGGATTAAATGTAGGCGGTACTAAAGAGGCGTTATACGTAATTGAAACTGATGTTAATGAAAACGTAATTTATACAGGTGAAGGAAAAAATCACCAAGGTTTGTATAGAAATGTTTTATTTGTTTCAAATGAAGAATTGCATTGGGTTCGGGAAGATTTAAAGTTAAAATCAGGTGAAGAGATGCAAGTCGAATCACGAATTCGCTATCGTCAGAAATTAGAAAAGGCGACCATACATAAAGTTGATAGTGGTTTGTATGTAGAGTTTACAAATCCTCAATCAGCTATTCAAGAAGGGCAATTTGTTGCATGGTATAAAGAGGAAGAACTTTTAGGATCTGGAGTAATTTCTTAAAAAAGTAAAATTGTCATCTCGAGCGGAGTCGAGCAGTCAATTTTAAATTAATATTTTAAATAAGGTTTCGACTCCGTTCGACCTGATAGAAGTTAGTTTTGCAAAATAAAATAACCAAATTATTTAATATTCAATATCCAATTATTCAAGGAGGAATGATTTGGGTGAGTGGTTGGAAACTAGCTTCTGCTGTTTCTAATGCTGGTGGACTGGGACTAATAGGGGCAGGATCAATGTACCCTGATGTTTTACGTACTCATATTCAAAAATGTAAGAAAGCAACTAATAAGCCATTTGGAGTTAATGTACCAATGTTGTATCCAGATATTGAAAAAATAATGGATATTATTATTGAAGAAGGTGTAAAGATTGTTTTTACATCAGCAGGAAACCCTAAAACTTGGACTAGTTTTTTAAAGGAAAAAGGAATTACAGTGGTACATGTAGTAAGTTCTGTAAAGTTTGCCTTAAAATCAGAAGCTGCAGGGGTAGATGCTGTAGTTTGTGAAGGTTTTGAAGCAGGAGGTCATAACGGACGTGAAGAGTCAACTACGCTTACTTTAATACCGATGGTAAAAGAGCAGGTAAAAATTCCTGTAATTTCAGCAGGAGGTATTGGTTCTGGTAGAGGAATGTTAGCCGCTATGGTTTTGGGTGCAGATGGAGTACAAATAGGTAGTCGTTTTGCTGCGACCGTAGAGTCTTCTGCTCATGATAATTTTAAACAGACTATTGTTAATGTAAAAGATGGCGATACTCATTTAACTTTAAAAGAATTGGCACCAGTTCGTTTGGTTAAAAATAAATTCTATAAAGAAGTTCAAGAGTTATATCAACAAAACCCATCAATAGAGGATCTAAAAGAATTATTAGGTCGTGCAAGAGCTAAAAAGGGAATGTTTGAAGGAGATTTAGAAGAAGGAGAGCTTGAAATTGGACAAGTAGCAGGAATTATTCATGAAATAAAATCAGCCAAAGAGGTTGTAGAGGAAATTGTAAATGAGTTTAATGAGGCTAAATCATTAATGAGTATTTTATAAGTTAATAATACATCATAAAAAAAGCAAGCTTACTAAGCTTGCTTTTTTTATGATGTATCAACCATTTTAATAGTTTACATAGTCAACTATTTCTAAGCCATATCCAATCATACCAACACGCTTGGTTTGTTTAGTGTTAGAAACTAATTTAAGTTTATGTATGTGTAAATCATGTAATATTTGAGCGCCAATACCAAAATCTTTATTATCCATGATAACATTCGGAGCTTTCATTTCTCCATTTGTTTGATTTTCTTTTAAACCACGTAATCTGTTTAATAAATTTAAAGCTTGACTTTGTTGGTTAACAAAAAGAATAGCACCTTTACCTTCCTTATTAATAACGCTAAACATTTGGTCAAGTTTTTTATCAGCATTATTAGTTAAAGTACCAAGGATATCATTATTAACTAAAGTTGAGTTTATTCTGGTTAAAATAGGATCACTCTTTGTCCAGCTTCCTTTAGTTAAAGCAATATGAACCTGTTTATTGGTAGTTTGTTGATACGCTCTTAACCTAAATTCACCAAAACGAGTTTCAATATTAAAATCTTCTTTCTTTTCAATTAAAGAATCATGTTCCATTCTATAAGCAACTAAGTCTTCAATAGAAACAATTTTTAAATCGAATTTCTTTGCTACTTTTAATAACTGAGGCAAACGAGCCATAGTACCATCTTCGTTCATTATTTCTACGATAACTCCAGCTGGTTGTAAACCTGCTAAGCGGGCAAAATCTATAGCAGCTTCAGTATGTCCAGTTCTTCTTAAAACACCACCATTTTTAGCTCTTAAAGGAAAGATGTGTCCAGGACGTGCAAGATCAAAAGGCTTTGTTTCTGGATCCATCAAAGCTTTAATCGTTTTAGATCTGTCAGAAGCAGAGATACCTGTGGTTACACCTTTTCCTCGTAAGTCTACAGAAACGGTAAAAGCGGTTTCCATAGGATCGGTGTTATTGTTAACCATCATGTTTAACTCTAGTTCTTTACAACGATTTTCAGTAAGAGGTGTACATATTAAACCTCTACCATGAGTAGCCATAAAGTTAACCATTTCTGGAGTAACCATTTCTGCAGCAGCTAAAAAATCACCTTCGTTTTCACGATCTTCATCATCTACTACAATAATAACTTTTCCGTCCTTAATATCCTGTATAGCTTCTTCAATAGTGTTTAATTGAGTCTTAGCTGATGTTTGTGTTGTCATTAGTTATGTTGTTTTCTCTTTTTAGAGAATATGTTTTTAAATAAATTACTAAGTGCAGCAATAAAACCTTTAATATCAAATAAACCTTTGTCTTTACTTGCTCTAAAGGTTAATATTAGAGCCAAAGGTAACATTAAAAATACACTTAGCCAAGAGCCAGTTATAGCTGTTATAGAGCTTTCTTCAGCTAAGTTTCTACCAAAAGTGTTCGAGAAAAAATAGAGTACGTATATAGCAATAGCTAAAATCATTGGCAGTCCCATACCTCCTTTTCTTATTATAGACCCTAATGGTGCACCAATAAAAAACAGTAGTAAACAAGAAAATGAAAAAGCAATTCTGTTAAAAAATTCTACATCGTACAAATTAAGGTATTTCCTTTTTCTTTTTAAAGATTCCTTATTTGATTTATTATTATTTATAGTACGTTTAATTTTAGAACTAGCCACATTCATAATGTTTTGTTGTTCTAAAATGTCAAAATTTTCGAGAATATTGGGTAAAAGTTTTTTGTTAATTAATGAATCAGGATAAGAATGTAAATTTTGTATATCGATATTTAAAAACAAGTTTTTAGCCCTGCTCGAAAGAAAAATATCGTAATTTTTTTTCATGGTTGGTATCGTATCTTTTAACTGCCCCAAACTTAACATGTTGTATTGTGTTTTGTATCTTTCTTTTCCTAAGTCATCATTAATTGTAGATATATCGATGTTAATAGTATATTCATCAAAATAGGCATGGGAAGCTGGCATTTTTAGCTTTTCTTTATACGGTACTCCATTCTTAATATGATGTTCAAAGTAATAGCCATCTTCTAAAACTAGGGTCATGTATTTACTACCTTCTTCAGAGAATATTTTCCCTTTTTTAGCAGTTATAATTTTATTGTTTCCTTTTTTTGCTGATAAATCATAAATAATTACCTTTTTTAAAAGGTTATCATCTTCGCCATATTTTTCATCAAATTTAATTTGAAAATTAGGAATGTCAGCATTAAAACTTCCAGCGACTAAAGCAATTGCTGGTTGTTTGTTTTTTATGTTAACCTTCATGTTTAACTGTTTTAACATTGCATATGGGTATACATTGTTTAAAAACACAAAATTTATAACACTTAAAAATAAGGTTAAAATGATTAAAGGTCTAACTATTCTAGGTAATGAAATACCTGCAGATTTTGTTGCTGCAAATTCATAGTTCTCAGATAAACTCCCTAATGTCATAATAGAAGAAAGTAAAACACCAATAGGTAGTGCCTGAGGTATTACAAGAAGTGTTGTATACCAAAGAAACTTAAGAATAATTAGGAAACTAATTCCTTTACCTGCAAAATTATCAAAAGCAAGCCATAAAACTTGCATTACTAAAACGAATAGTATAATTAAGAATGTCGCAAAAAAAGGTCGTAAGAAGCTTTTTAAAATATATTTGTCTAATGTTTTCACAGAAACAAAGGTAGTAGGTTAGGTGAATAAAAAAACAAAAGTTTTGTTAATGATATTAAAAGTCATTAACAAAACTTGGTTTTATAAAATTAATCGATAAAATAGCCTTGTTTTGTGTATTTGCTTTTATCGAATAAAAATAAGTTTTTAGAAATAGGCTGATTACTTTTAAATCTAGTTATTGTAAAAGTAGTTTCCGCTCCGTTAGATCCTATTTGAACTAATTTATAGATATGTTTAGTTTTAGCATCAATACCTAATTGAACTTTAATAATGTCTGAATTACTATCAATAGGTGTTAAATCTACAAATTGAACTTTTCGACCATTATTATTATTTAACCTTCCCATTGAGAAGATGTAACCTTCTTTATAAAAAGTTAATAATTTAGATGGATAAATAAATCCATCTTCCTCTTCTAAATCACCATTAGAAATGGTTACTTCTTTTTCTTCTTGATTAATAATAACTAATTTTTCTCCATCAAAAACAAAATTGTTACCTAAGTAATCTAAATTGTATTTTTCACCAGAAAGTGTAATCTCTCCTCGTATTGGTGGGTCGTTAGTAATACCAGCTTCTCTATTGATTAAAGAAGAGTTAAACCCGATAACCATATTATTATAAGCTCCCATTTTACTAGATACTTCGTCTAATAATTTTTTAGCTTCAGAAGAAGTACTTTGAGCTATCATGTTTAAACTAATAAATAATCCGATAAATAATAATCCTATTTTTCTCATTTTATTTTCTTCCGTTTTGGAAATTTTTATGATTGTTATTTTTTTTCATTTGCTAATAATTGTTCAAGAGCAACAAAATCAGGAACTAATACTTGTCTTGCTTTACTTCCTTCAAAAGGACCTACAATACCTGCAGCTTCTAGTTGATCAATTAATCGACCAGCTCTATTGTAACCTAACTTTAATTTACGTTGCAATAACGATGCCGAACCTTGTTGTGCTGTAACAATAACTTCAGCAGCATTTTTAAACAATTTATCTCTGTCTGCAATGTCTATATCAACATTTGTGCCACCTTCTTCACCTACATATTCTGGTAATAAATAAGCATCAGGGTAGGCACGTTGAGAACCAATAAAATCTGTTATTTTTTCTACTTCAGGAGTATCTACGAAAGCACACTGAATTCTATTTAAATCATTTCCAGCTGTGTATAACAGATCTCCACGACCAATTAATTGATCTGCTCCACCAGCATCTAAAATGGTTCTAGAATCAATTTTAGAAGTTACCCTAAAGGCAATTCGTGCAGGGAAATTAGCCTTTATTATACCTGTAATTACATTTACAGAAGGTCTTTGAGTAGCTACAATTAAGTGAATTCCAATAGCACGTGCTAATTGAGCCAAACGAGCAATAGGTGTTTCTACTTCTTTACCAGCAGTCATAATTAAATCAGCAAATTCATCAATAACTAAAACAATATATGGTAAGAATTTATGTCCATTTTCAGGATTTAATTTTCTTGTTTTAAATTTAGTATTGTATTCTTTTATATTACGAACCATTGCGTTTTTAAGCATGTCGTAACGATTATCCATTTCTATACACAAAGAGTTTAGTGTATTTACAACTTTGGTCGTGTCTGTAATAATAGCATCTTCACTGTCTGGTAATTTAGCCAAATAATGACGTTCAATTTTATTAAATAATGTTAGTTCAACTTTTTTAGGATCAACCAAAACAAATTTAACTTCAGCAGGATGTTTTTTGTATAGTAATGATGTTAACACAGCATTTAGTCCAACAGATTTACCTTGACCAGTTGCACCTGCCATTAACAAGTGAGGCATTTTTGCTAAATCAACAACAAAGGTTTCATTAGAAATAGTTTTACCTAAAGCAATTGGTAATTCCATTTGAGATTCTTGAAACTTCTTAGATGAAATAACTGAGTGCATCGATACAATGGTCGATTTTTTATTAGGAACCTCAATACCAATAGTTCCTTTTCCTGGAATAGGGGCAATAATACGAATACCTAATGCCGAAAGTGATAAGGCAATATCATCTTCTAGGTTTTTAATTTTAGAAATTCTAATTCCAGCCTCAGGTACAATTTCATATAATGTAATTGTTGGTCCTACAGTAGCTTTAATTTGAGCAATACCAATTTTATAGTTTTTTAGAGTTTCTACAATTCGGTTTTTATTTGCTTCAAGTTCTTCTGGATCTATAGAAATTGTTTCGTTATATTCTTTTAATAAGTTAAATGTTGGAAATTTAAAGTTACCTAAATCTAAAGTAGGGTCAAATTCTCCAAAATCTTTAACTAATTGATCTGATAAGTTTTCGGTAACACTTTTTTCTTCCGAACTTTTTTCAATAGCAATTTCAACTTCTTTTATTGTTTCTTCCGAAACTTTTATAGAAGGTTCTTCTTTTTGATTTACTTCTAAAGTTATTTCTTCTTTTCTCGTATCGGTAGTCGTATTTACCTCAGAGTGTTTTACAATGGTTGGTTGTAAATCCTCAACAGATTTTTCAAAATTAGTTTTCTCATTTTCTAATTTCTTTTCATCTTCGTTTATAATATTTGTTTCTTTAGAAGCTTGTTTTATCGCTTCATATTTAGAAGCATTAGCTGCGGCTTCTTTTTCTTTAGATTTTTTTATTTTTTCGTTAATTTCTTCAGGTGTAATACTAAATCGAATAATTAAGTATGCAATTAAAAAGAAAACTAATAAGATAATTAACCCTGTTTTTCCTAAAAAAGTTTGTAGATATTCGTTAAGTTCAAAGCCAATAATTCCCGATAGAAGTGCATTTTTTTTCTCAATAAAACCTAAAGCTGTAGAAAGCCAAAGCATGGTTAATAGCCCCCAATTCCAAGAAATTATTATTCTTTTTAAATTTGTATGTAATAATATTCTTGAACCTGTTAAAAATAGAGTGAAGGGTAAAACAAAAGCACCAAAACCAAATCCTTTAAAAATAAAAAAGTTACTTAGTTTAGCGCCTATCTTTCCTAGTAAGTTTTTAGTAGGAATTGCTTTGTTAGAAAATTGTGATAATGCACTTTGATCTTCTTGCCATGAAAAGAAGAAAGAAATAAATGCAATCGTTAAAAATATCGAAAAAAGCACTAAAAATGCTCCTAAAATGGTTTGATTATGTCTGTATGAAAAAAAAGAAGAAACTTTTTTAATTGAATTGCTTATAGGTTGTTTCTTTTGAGTTGTTGTCTTTTTTTTTGCCATGTATTTATATTAGAAAAATATTGAATGTTACAATATAGCTATTATTTTAGGAATATAAATTATACCCGCAATAATCAACGATGCTAAGGCTGCAAAAGCAGGGCCTCCAGCGGCTATATCTTTTATAAAACCTATTTTTTCATGATAATCAGGATGTATAAAATCAGCTACTTTTTCAATTGCGGTATTTAAAGATTCGGCAACTAAAATCATGCCAATAAGCATACATTGAACCACCCATTCAGTCATTGAAATATTAAAATAAAAACCTAAAAGTGTAGCTATTAAACCAAAAAAAAGTTGCGCTTTAATGCTATCTTCAGTGGTTATTAATAACCACATTCCTTTTAAAGCAAACGTTATACTACGCAACCTTCCTTTGATAAAACCATCATTGGGATTTTTCATAAAGTATTATAAAGTTTTTAAAGCAGCCTCATAATTTGGTTCGTCAACAATTTCATTTACTTGTTCAGTATAGGTAATAGTTCCTTCTTCGTTAATTATAATAATACAACGTGAATGTAAAGTTGCTAAAGGTCCATTTTTAACCTCTAAGCCATAATTTTTACCGAATTTACCTGCTGAAAAATCAGATAGCATCACAACATTTTCAATACCTTCAGCTCCACAAAAACGACCTTGTGCAAAGGGTAAATCTCTAGAAATACATAAAACTTTTGTATTATCTAAATCGGCAACTTTTTTGTTAAATTCTCTAACAGAAGTAGCGCAAGTACCAGTATCAACACTAGGGAAAATGTTTAATATTAATCGGCTACCTGAAAAATCCGCT
This genomic stretch from Tenacibaculum sp. Bg11-29 harbors:
- a CDS encoding adenylosuccinate lyase codes for the protein MSIDFLISVLNDMKTAAKVNRDKASNIVLEHPKLLIHLVDLTFDIDNKLSIKAAWVLEWICTHHGVTHIYPYINVFVKNISTLHFDSAIRPCAKICEHLAAAYTSKKENETQSVLTQEHIDLIIETGFDWLITDQKIAVRAYIMNTLYLFGLQKEWVHAELKHLISTKIIHESKGCKARGKYILKMIERYKI
- a CDS encoding toxin-antitoxin system YwqK family antitoxin, with amino-acid sequence MLNIKRKFSIALLLSVYFTVSVNAQKFNKFDASGKRTGVWKKFYNNGKIRYSGVFKNGKEIGNFKFYSKKSSSQPVIVKVFSNDTASVKFYNELGRLKSEGAMVGKNRIGKWFYYFTNGKIFSEEEYKEGKLDGVLKNYYPNGNVTQESVYVGGMKNGVSKTFTDSAILIEQVIYANGKLEGEAKYYDLKGGIKEEGMYKNGKRVGKWDFYMDGEIVDKKKKEKLSDLKNND
- the mnmA gene encoding tRNA 2-thiouridine(34) synthase MnmA, encoding MKRVIVGLSGGVDSSVTAYLLKEQGYEVIGLFMKNWHDDSVTISDECPWLEDSNDAMIVADKLGIPFQTVDLSEQYKERIVDYMFNEYEKGRTPNPDILCNREIKFDVFMDIALSLGADYVATGHYCRKDEEIIEGKPVYKLLAGKDTNKDQSYFLCQLSQKQLAKAMFPIGELTKPEVREIAKEADLITADKKDSQGLCFIGKVRLPDFLQQKLKPKKGVIIQVPTSFEQYNRVIPVFENKEAELNYFATKFSYKKEDGRIVGKHDGAHYFTKGQRKGLNVGGTKEALYVIETDVNENVIYTGEGKNHQGLYRNVLFVSNEELHWVREDLKLKSGEEMQVESRIRYRQKLEKATIHKVDSGLYVEFTNPQSAIQEGQFVAWYKEEELLGSGVIS
- a CDS encoding nitronate monooxygenase family protein — protein: MQNKITKLFNIQYPIIQGGMIWVSGWKLASAVSNAGGLGLIGAGSMYPDVLRTHIQKCKKATNKPFGVNVPMLYPDIEKIMDIIIEEGVKIVFTSAGNPKTWTSFLKEKGITVVHVVSSVKFALKSEAAGVDAVVCEGFEAGGHNGREESTTLTLIPMVKEQVKIPVISAGGIGSGRGMLAAMVLGADGVQIGSRFAATVESSAHDNFKQTIVNVKDGDTHLTLKELAPVRLVKNKFYKEVQELYQQNPSIEDLKELLGRARAKKGMFEGDLEEGELEIGQVAGIIHEIKSAKEVVEEIVNEFNEAKSLMSIL
- the ribB gene encoding 3,4-dihydroxy-2-butanone-4-phosphate synthase, whose protein sequence is MTTQTSAKTQLNTIEEAIQDIKDGKVIIVVDDEDRENEGDFLAAAEMVTPEMVNFMATHGRGLICTPLTENRCKELELNMMVNNNTDPMETAFTVSVDLRGKGVTTGISASDRSKTIKALMDPETKPFDLARPGHIFPLRAKNGGVLRRTGHTEAAIDFARLAGLQPAGVIVEIMNEDGTMARLPQLLKVAKKFDLKIVSIEDLVAYRMEHDSLIEKKEDFNIETRFGEFRLRAYQQTTNKQVHIALTKGSWTKSDPILTRINSTLVNNDILGTLTNNADKKLDQMFSVINKEGKGAILFVNQQSQALNLLNRLRGLKENQTNGEMKAPNVIMDNKDFGIGAQILHDLHIHKLKLVSNTKQTKRVGMIGYGLEIVDYVNY
- a CDS encoding LptF/LptG family permease — its product is MKTLDKYILKSFLRPFFATFLIILFVLVMQVLWLAFDNFAGKGISFLIILKFLWYTTLLVIPQALPIGVLLSSIMTLGSLSENYEFAATKSAGISLPRIVRPLIILTLFLSVINFVFLNNVYPYAMLKQLNMKVNIKNKQPAIALVAGSFNADIPNFQIKFDEKYGEDDNLLKKVIIYDLSAKKGNNKIITAKKGKIFSEEGSKYMTLVLEDGYYFEHHIKNGVPYKEKLKMPASHAYFDEYTINIDISTINDDLGKERYKTQYNMLSLGQLKDTIPTMKKNYDIFLSSRAKNLFLNIDIQNLHSYPDSLINKKLLPNILENFDILEQQNIMNVASSKIKRTINNNKSNKESLKRKRKYLNLYDVEFFNRIAFSFSCLLLFFIGAPLGSIIRKGGMGLPMILAIAIYVLYFFSNTFGRNLAEESSITAITGSWLSVFLMLPLALILTFRASKDKGLFDIKGFIAALSNLFKNIFSKKRKQHN
- a CDS encoding outer membrane lipoprotein carrier protein LolA, with amino-acid sequence MRKIGLLFIGLFISLNMIAQSTSSEAKKLLDEVSSKMGAYNNMVIGFNSSLINREAGITNDPPIRGEITLSGEKYNLDYLGNNFVFDGEKLVIINQEEKEVTISNGDLEEEDGFIYPSKLLTFYKEGYIFSMGRLNNNNGRKVQFVDLTPIDSNSDIIKVQLGIDAKTKHIYKLVQIGSNGAETTFTITRFKSNQPISKNLFLFDKSKYTKQGYFID
- a CDS encoding DNA translocase FtsK; this translates as MAKKKTTTQKKQPISNSIKKVSSFFSYRHNQTILGAFLVLFSIFLTIAFISFFFSWQEDQSALSQFSNKAIPTKNLLGKIGAKLSNFFIFKGFGFGAFVLPFTLFLTGSRILLHTNLKRIIISWNWGLLTMLWLSTALGFIEKKNALLSGIIGFELNEYLQTFLGKTGLIILLVFFLIAYLIIRFSITPEEINEKIKKSKEKEAAANASKYEAIKQASKETNIINEDEKKLENEKTNFEKSVEDLQPTIVKHSEVNTTTDTRKEEITLEVNQKEEPSIKVSEETIKEVEIAIEKSSEEKSVTENLSDQLVKDFGEFDPTLDLGNFKFPTFNLLKEYNETISIDPEELEANKNRIVETLKNYKIGIAQIKATVGPTITLYEIVPEAGIRISKIKNLEDDIALSLSALGIRIIAPIPGKGTIGIEVPNKKSTIVSMHSVISSKKFQESQMELPIALGKTISNETFVVDLAKMPHLLMAGATGQGKSVGLNAVLTSLLYKKHPAEVKFVLVDPKKVELTLFNKIERHYLAKLPDSEDAIITDTTKVVNTLNSLCIEMDNRYDMLKNAMVRNIKEYNTKFKTRKLNPENGHKFLPYIVLVIDEFADLIMTAGKEVETPIARLAQLARAIGIHLIVATQRPSVNVITGIIKANFPARIAFRVTSKIDSRTILDAGGADQLIGRGDLLYTAGNDLNRIQCAFVDTPEVEKITDFIGSQRAYPDAYLLPEYVGEEGGTNVDIDIADRDKLFKNAAEVIVTAQQGSASLLQRKLKLGYNRAGRLIDQLEAAGIVGPFEGSKARQVLVPDFVALEQLLANEKK
- a CDS encoding diacylglycerol kinase family protein; protein product: MKNPNDGFIKGRLRSITFALKGMWLLITTEDSIKAQLFFGLIATLLGFYFNISMTEWVVQCMLIGMILVAESLNTAIEKVADFIHPDYHEKIGFIKDIAAGGPAFAALASLIIAGIIYIPKIIAIL
- the tpx gene encoding thiol peroxidase codes for the protein MASITLQGNTIETIGNLPELGSKAIDFSLVATDLSIKKLADFSGSRLILNIFPSVDTGTCATSVREFNKKVADLDNTKVLCISRDLPFAQGRFCGAEGIENVVMLSDFSAGKFGKNYGLEVKNGPLATLHSRCIIIINEEGTITYTEQVNEIVDEPNYEAALKTL